A stretch of the Rosa rugosa chromosome 5, drRosRugo1.1, whole genome shotgun sequence genome encodes the following:
- the LOC133711351 gene encoding putative disease resistance protein RGA3, with amino-acid sequence MFILESAAGEVVSKVTALATDQLRLDIVLGFRKEIHKLKETSTLIGDIIHDASHEPEDRELRARANWMKKLISVAYNADDILDEIEYEVQRIVIKETSLDKKILGFFCNNPVVFRLKMARKIYNINTSLDDLNKQAASVGLGMTRRSNGGAAASKDKRETTSFVEKNEFTLKDATIVGRDQVVSDIIATLTNFNNQEKILSVMAIVGLGGLGKTTLARSVTKQLKEGEMKRYFNATLWVYVSNTFDVNSILRRMLESYDDATGANLSSREALIGSLQQKLKEKRYFLVLDDVWNEDANNWDDLKRCLLQLNSAEGSSVIVTTRSAKVASIMETLRRCDLGTLSDDECWSILKDRVFADPTAPIPSELEEIGRLIAKKCAGLPLAAKVLGSLMRSKNGSNEWLSILQSKIWQVSSDKEDSRIMSVLGLSFNNLESPLKQCFAYSSMLERGCSIERDKLIQLWMAQGFLHPSHGHQTKQEIEMEDIGNKYFETLLENSLFQDATEDENCLDPK; translated from the exons ATGTTTATCCTTGAATCCGCTGCCGGCGAAGTAGTGAGTAAGGTGACTGCACTCGCTACTGATCAATTGAGACTCGATATCGTCTTGGGGTTCCGCAAAGAGATACATAAGCTCAAAGAAACCTCAACCCTGATTGGAGATATAATCCATGATGCTTCTCATGAACCTGAAGATCGGGAACTGCGGGCAAGGGCCAATTGGATGAAGAAGCTTATAAGCGTAGCTTATAATGCAGACGATATTCTGGATGAAATAGAATATGAAGTTCAGCGTATCGTTATAAAGGAGACGAGCCTGGATAAGAAGATACTCGGCTTCTTCTGCAACAATCCTGTTGTATTTCGTCTCAAGATGGCACGCAAGATTTACAACATCAACACATCCTTGGATGATCTCAACAAGCAAGCAGCCAGTGTGGGACTCGGCATGACAAGGAGATCAAATGGAGGTGCAGCAGCAAGTAAAGATAAGCGGGAAACAACCTCATTCGTTGAGAAAAATGAATTCACCTTGAAAGATGCAACCATTGTTGGAAGGGATCAGGTTGTGTCAGATATAATTGCAACCTTGACCAACTTCAACAATCAAGAAAAGATTCTTTCAGTGATGGCCATTGTGGGATTGGGAGGCCTAGGTAAAACAACTTTGGCTCGCTCAGTTACCAAGCAACTGAAAGAAGGTGAAATGAAAAGGTACTTTAATGCAACATTATGGGTGTATGTATCTAATACTTTTGATGTCAATTCAATTTTACGTCGAATGCTGGAATCATATGACGACGCAACTGGAGCAAATCTTTCAAGTCGGGAAGCATTGATTGGAAGCCTCCAGCAGAAGTTGAAAGAGAAAAGGTATTTTCTTGTACTCGATGACGTTTGGAATGAGGATGCTAACAATTGGGATGATTTGAAGCGTTGTCTATTGCAACTAAATTCAGCTGAAGGAAGCTCTGTGATTGTCACCACCCGTAGTGCCAAGGTTGCATCAATCATGGAAACACTTCGTAGGTGCGATCTAGGGACTCTATCGGATGATGAATGTTGGTCCATATTAAAGGATAGAGTATTTGCAGATCCTACTGCTCCGATACCTTCAGAACTAGAGGAAATTGGAAGGTTAATTGCCAAAAAGTGTGCTGGTCTTCCATTGGCGGCAAAG GTTTTGGGAAGCTTGATGCGTTCTAAGAACGGTAGCAATGAATGGTTGTCAATTCTGCAAAGTAAAATATGGCAGGTATCATCAGACAAAGAGGATAGCAGGATCATGTCGGTTCTGGGGTTGAGTTTTAACAATTTGGAATCACCATTGAAACAATGTTTTGCATATTCCTCCATGCTCGAGAGAGGTTGCTCAATTGAAAGAGATAAGTTGATCCAACTATGGATGGCTCAAGGTTTTCTCCATCCTTCTCATGGTCACCAAACCAAGCAAGAGATTGAAATGGAGGATATAGGCAATAAGTATTTTGAGACTCTACTAGAGAACTCCTTGTTTCAAGATGCTACAGAGGATGAgaattgtttggacccaaaatga
- the LOC133711352 gene encoding disease resistance protein RGA2-like gives MYDLVHDLANEVSKCESWTSDFNHEMDDHEIRHVARIPTAILEKMPKSSISRLRSFFSNIGEVSNTIFPKFRALCVLSFCETENQELPYSLSRLKHLRNLDLSDTKIKALPESIGKLYNLQTLRLPWNLKKCPKVIQNLINLRHFYFGEEMKFEAGILGRLTNLRRLPFFNVGEERGPAIKELGGLNQLRGHLIIIGLEHVRDGEEAKKARLVQKSHLSRLTFVWTDNEVPNNENQTDVLDGLEPHANLLSLTIGNFMGARFPPWISAEGEVVVFPCLEQLRIDGCPSLESIRITQGIASLRQLKISYCEALSSLEVGLDYCTSLQELSIAGCPNLVSIPTARGMPFLRKLNLVECKGLSSLGSGLNYCTSLQELEIKICDNLTSIPITQGITSLRRLTILCCERLLSLPSGLQFCTSLEYLYIKDCSSLVSISVSHVKCDHPDSTNQPEEISQGVDACLSLQEEDCHTVKSIPPNLRQLLICHCGKLKYVPTGGFHRLIRLKELTIGPFWHKLEAFPDFQLPPNSQLEELWLFGWPKLKSLPQQIQHFTCLKELHISFFKGLEALPEWLGTLTSLEALRIWHCENLKYLPTQNAMKNLTKLEHLVAVGCPLLKERCNKETGPEWPKISYIPKVYMG, from the exons ATGTATGATCTTGTGCATGATCTTGCAAACGAAGTATCCAAGTGTGAGAGCTGGACATCAGACTTCAATCATGAGATGGATGATCATGAGATTCGACATGTTGCACGGATTCCTACTGCAATACTAGAAAAGATGCCAAAATCAAGTATATCAAGACTGCGCTCATTCTTTTCAAATATCGGGGAGGTCTCTAATACCATTTTTCCAAAATTTAGAGCTTTATGTGTCTTAAGTTTTTGTGAGACTGAGAATCAGGAGTTGCCATATTCACTTAGCAGGCTGAAGCACTTGAGAAATCTAGATCTTTCTGATACAAAAATCAAAGCACTCCCAGAGTCTATTGGCAAGCTCTATAACCTCCAAACATTGAGATTACCTTGGAATCTTAAAAAGTGTCCAAAGGTGATTCAAAATTTGATCAACTTGAGGCATTTTTACTTTGGTGAGGAAATGAAATTTGAGGCTGGGATTTTGGGGCGATTAACTAATCTCCGAAGATTGCCTTTCTTTAATGTGGGTGAGGAGAGAGGTCCTGCAATTAAGGAGTTAGGTGGGTTGAACCAATTGAGAGGCCACTTAATTATTATTGGGCTAGAACATGTAAGGGATGGAGAAGAAGCAAAGAAGGCTCGCTTGGTGCAGAAGAGTCACTTAAGTCGGTTAACATTTGTATGGACAGACAATGAGGTACCTAATAATGAAAACCAGACGGATGTACTAGATGGCTTGGAACCTCATGCTAACTTGCTAAGCTTGACTATTGGAAATTTCATGGGTGCTAGATTTCCTCCATGGATATCAGCTGAAGGAGAGGTCGTGGTATTTCCTTGCCTCGAACAGTTGAGGATAGATGGTTGTCCCAGCCTAGAGTCGATTCGGATCACACAGGGCATCGCATCTCTCCGTCAATTGAAGATCAGCTATTGTGAGGCATTATCAAGCCTAGAGGTTGGGCTCGATTACTGCACCTCTCTTCAGGAGTTGAGTATAGCGGGTTGCCCTAATCTGGTTTCAATTCCAACCGCACGGGGCATGCCGTTTCTCCGGAAATTGAATCTCGTAGAGTGTAAAGGATTGTCAAGCCTGGGAAGTGGGCTCAACTACTGCACCTCTCTTCAGGAATTGGAGATTAAGATTTGTGATAATCTAACATCAATTCCAATCACACAGGGCATCACATCTCTCCGAAGGTTGACGATTCTTTGTTGTGAGAGATTATTAAGCCTACCGAGTGGGCTCCAATTCTGCACCTCTCTTGAGTATCTCTATATAAAGGATTGCTCTAGTCTAGTATCGATTTCAGTATCACATGTGAAGTGCGACCACCCGGACTCAACTAATCAACCAGAGGAAATTTCTCAAGGTGTTGATGCGTGTTTGTCTTTACAGGAGGAGGATTGCCATACTGTAAAATCTATTCCACCTAATCTTCGTCAGTTGTTGATATGTCATTGTGGCAAATTAAAATATGTACCCACAGGAGGATTTCACCGCCTCATTCGTTTGAAGGAGCTGACAATTGGTCCGTTCTGGCATAAGCTGGAAGCCTTCCCTGATTTTCAGCTTCCACCTAATTCACAACTTGAAGAGTTATGGTTGTTTGGGTGGCCTAAGCTCAAGTCTCTGCCCCAACAAATTCAACACTTTACTTGTTTAAAAGAACTCCACATATCATTTTTTAAGGGACTAGAGGCTCTTCCTGAGTGGTTGGGAACTCTTACATCTCTTGAGGCTCTGAGGATCTGGCATTGTGAGAATCTCAAGTATCTACCTACACAAAATGCTATGAAAAACCTCACCAAATTGGAGCACCTCGTTGCTGTAGGATGTCCCCTGCTCAAAGAAAGATGCAACAAGGAGACTGGCCCAGAATGGCCCAAGATTTCTTACATTCCAAAAGTTTACA TGGGATGA
- the LOC133708367 gene encoding uncharacterized protein LOC133708367: MGILPKGITGYDLDLSTGKWAAYFDGACSFAVEGSYQLKYKSTITGTISENRLKDLTGVSVKVLFLWLNIVEVSRSGDDLDFSVGIASASFPIDNFYECPQCGFGLNCNPVPPQVRKIKMKKSLVSSI; the protein is encoded by the coding sequence ATGGGGATTCTCCCCAAGGGCATCACCGGCTACGACCTTGACCTGAGCACCGGCAAGTGGGCCGCCTATTTCGACGGCGCATGTAGCTTCGCGGTCGAAGGCTCGTACCAGCTCAAGTACAAGTCCACCATCACCGGCACTATCTCTGAGAACAGGCTCAAGGACCTGACCGGAGTCAGCGTCAAGGTCTTGTTCCTGTGGCTCAATATCGTTGAGGTGTCTCGGAGCGGCGACGACCTGGATTTCTCGGTGGGGATCGCTTCGGCGTCGTTTCCAATTGACAATTTCTACGAGTGTCCGCAATGCGGGTTTGGATTGAATTGCAACCCTGTGCCGCCTCAAGTAAGGAAGATTAAGATGAAAAAATCTCTGGTTTCTTCTATTTGA
- the LOC133711353 gene encoding uncharacterized protein LOC133711353 — translation MEGISDRAAGSTSHPPFLDDKTNYAAWKAKMKAFLWAKDVAVWAVIESGWEYPTKTEKVDTKEIGEGSSTVEAKVKKSMSEWTIDENTKSTNNKKALNSIFAAVSFDKFQLISHCYSAKQAWDILQVTHEGTTAVRESKLQQLIQQFENMKMGDDDKFADFYARLNVVVNGCFNLGDPIPQHRIVKKILRSLPMKYHSKKIAIQESKDLNTYNLQELIGNLTTYEMELPDEMKSKSIALKVKKDIEDESTDEEDADEDEIDLRGVQVFVIHNMGWDPNSNPLSLNWLMKDKRTKEDK, via the exons ATGGAAGGTATAAGTGATCGTGCAGCTGGGTCAACAAGTCACCCTCCGTTTCTTGATGACAAAACCAACTATGCAGCATGGAAGGCTAAGATGAAAGCTTTTTTGTGGGCAAAGGATGTAGCTGTATGGGCTGTTATTGAAAGTGGTTGGGAGTATCCAACTAAGACTGAAAAAGTTGACACAAAAGAGATTGGAGAGGGCAGTTCTACTGTTGAAGCCAAAGTTAAGAAGTCGATGAGTGAATGGACTATAGATGAGAACACCAAGAGTACAAATAATAAGAAAGCATTAAACTCTATCTTCGCAGCGGTATCCTTTGATAAATTTCAGCTTATTTCTCATTGTTACTCTGCAAAGCAAGCATGGGATATTCTTCAAGTTACTCATGAAGGCACTACAGCTGTTCGAGAATCCAAGCTTCAGCAACTTATCCAGCAATTTGAAAATATGAAGATGGGTGATGATGACAAGTTTGCTGATTTCTATGCTAGGCTCAATGTTGTTGTGAATGGTTGTTTCAACTTAGGAGATCCCATACCTCAGCACAGAATAGTCAAGAAAATACTCAGGTCTCTTCCTATGAAATATCATTCCAAGAAGATAGCCATTCAAGAGTCGAAGGACCTGAATACCTATAATCTGCAAGAATTGATTGGAAACTTAACCACATATGAGATGGAACTCCCTGATGAAATGAAGAGCAAAAGCATAGCTCTTAAAGTGAAGAAAGACATTGAAGATGAGTCAACAGATGAAGAGGATGCTGATGAAGATGAAATTGATCTT AGAGGAGTACAGGTATTTGTCATCCACAATATGGGATGGGATCCAAATTCAAATCCCCTTTCTCTTAACTGGTTAATGAAAGATAAGAGAACTAAAGAAGATAAGTAG